Proteins from a genomic interval of Debaryomyces hansenii CBS767 chromosome E complete sequence:
- a CDS encoding mitochondrial 54S ribosomal protein YmL17/YmL30 (similar to uniprot|P36528 Saccharomyces cerevisiae YNL252c MRPL17 Mitochondrial ribosomal protein of the large subunit): MLSRSIIRAYSTQASSSLISSTLLLSRQPVLTADLPEFENQYYKYQNELWKRLMWTFPKWFYYREGTLSEQNYRELNKNPTFNNPNIEFPRGRPEIRHQRDRRFKQEIELPKTYKEAKEGEEDDFEVTPADDLSRKIVPNSRVTDADKSGDLTSLERKLSRTLYLVINKEDKWILPNFSEGASEKLTPLHKLAEEGLYKIGGDKINYFNVSNKPCHLYKNDDTREYFIKSHILSGKFEPQEPALKYMWLTKGELNSYLNKDYYKDIKHLLNDV, translated from the coding sequence ATGCTTAGCAGGTCAATTATTAGAGCATACTCTACACAAGCTAGCTCATCCTTAATTTCGTCCACGCTACTTTTATCGAGACAACCAGTTCTAACTGCTGATTTGCCAGAGTTTGAGAATCAGTACTACAAATACCAAAATGAGTTATGGAAGAGATTAATGTGGACATTTCCAAAATGGTTCTACTATAGAGAGGGAACATTATCTGAACAGAATTACCGTgaattaaacaaaaacCCAACGTTCAACAACCCAAATATCGAATTTCCAAGAGGTAGGCCAGAAATAAGACATCAAAGAGACAGAAGGTTCAAGCAGGAAATCGAGTTACCTAAGACGTATAAGGAAGCAAAAGAGGGTGAGGAGGACGATTTTGAAGTGACACCTGCGGACGACTTATCGCGTAAGATTGTACCTAATTCTAGAGTCACCGATGCCGACAAAAGCGGTGATTTGACAAGCTTGGAAAGAAAGTTGAGCCGGACATTGTATTTAGTCATCAATAAGGAAGATAAGTGGATATTGCCGAACTTCAGTGAAGGGGCATCCGAAAAGTTGACACCATTACATAAGTTGGCTGAGGAAGGATTATACAAGATCGGGGGAgacaaaatcaattactTCAATGTTTCAAACAAGCCGTGTCATTTATATAAGAACGACGACACAAGGGAATACTTCATCAAGTCTCACATCTTATCTGGTAAGTTTGAGCCACAAGAACCAgcattgaaatatatgtGGTTAACAAAAGGTGAGTTAAACtcatatttaaataaagatTACTATAAGGATATTAAgcatttattaaatgatgTCTAA
- a CDS encoding DEHA2E11792p (similar to uniprot|P39727 Saccharomyces cerevisiae YAL042W ERV46 Protein localized to COPII-coated vesicles involved in the membrane fusion stage of transport) has translation MSSRPKLISIDVFAKTVEDAKIKTASGGIITLVCIFIVMFLIRNEYKDYTSIITRPELVVDRDINTKLDINLDVSFPNMPCDVLTLDILDISGDLQLDILKSGFQKYRILKESNHEILDEAPVLSNDLSLEEMAKGVGANGKCGPCYGALPQDNNEYCCNSCETVKLAYAEKMWAFYDGKDIEQCENEGYVSRLTERINNNEGCRVKGTAQINRISGNLHFAPGSSSTAPGRHIHDLSLFEKYEDKFNFDHVINHFSFGSDPHDNNLQQSTHPLDNHQLVFDEKYHVASYYLKVVATRFEFIDTSLPLDTNQFSVISHHRPLRGGKDEDHKHTLHARGGLPGVFFHFEISPMKIINKEQYAKTWSGFILGVISSVAGVLMVGTVLDRSVWAAEKAIKGKKDM, from the coding sequence ATGTCCTCTAGACCTAAGTTGATATCTATTGATGTGTTTGCAAAAACTGTGGAAGATGCAAAGATCAAAACTGCTTCCGGGGGAATTATTACTTTGGTGTGTATTTTCATAGTTATGTTCTTAATTCGTAATGAATACAAAGATTATACTCTGATTATTACCAGGCCAGAATTGGTGGTTGATCGTGATATCAATACGAAATTAGATATAAATCTAGATGTTTCTTTCCCTAACATGCCATGCGATGTATTAACTTTGGATATTCTTGACATTAGTGGAGATCTTCAGTTGGACATTTTGAAATCTGGTTTCCAAAAGTACAGAATTCTCAAAGAATCCAATCACGAAATTCTCGATGAAGCACCGGTTTTAAGTAACGACTTATCATTGGAGGAAATGGCCAAAGGGGTAGGTGCTAATGGGAAATGTGGTCCATGTTATGGAGCATTACCCCAAGATAACAATGAGTACTGTTGTAATAGCTGTGAAACTGTGAAATTAGCTTACGCTGAAAAGATGTGGGCATTCTACGATGGTAAGGATATTGAGCAATGTGAAAATGAAGGTTATGTTTCCAGATTGACCGAaagaatcaacaataatgaaggtTGTAGAGTTAAAGGTACCGCACAAATCAACAGAATATCTGGTAATTTACACTTTGCTCCAGGCTCTTCATCGACTGCTCCAGGAAGGCATATTCATGATTTGTCTTTGTTCGAAAAGTATGAAGACaagtttaattttgacCACGTTATAAaccatttttcttttggtTCTGATCCGCACGATAATAACTTGCAACAAAGCACTCATCCATTAGATAACCATCAATTggtatttgatgaaaaatatcATGTTGCatcttattatttaaaggTTGTTGCTACAAGGTTCGAATTTATAGATACCTCCTTACCTTTGGATACCAATCAATTCTCTGTGATTTCCCATCACAGACCTTTAAGAGGTGGTAAAGACGAAGACCACAAACATACATTACATGCAAGAGGTGGATTACCTGGTGTATTTTTCCATTTCGAAATTTCTCCTatgaaaattatcaacaagGAACAATATGCTAAGACATGGTCTGGGTTTATCTTAGGTGTGATCAGTTCAGTTGCCGGGGTTTTGATGGTGGGTACTGTATTAGATAGATCGGTTTGGGCTGCAGAAAAGGCAATCAAAGGTAAGAAAGATATGTAA
- a CDS encoding DEHA2E11814p (similar to ca|CA3430|IPF6382 Candida albicans IPF6382 unknown function), which produces MSLTNNRTFFKNFIPVVIKDSAIAGGSSSEIIHISINLTGTRLVNSRTDRSIRIWKCTPERLIDPVIIEHPHLKAVERVAWNPKTEFSFATVGRDDLVKIWRCTGSLEKELTIVKNGNTNGSGTETICQVVAYSNDGEILTVVDRDATVLLYSVSNNYAKLQEFQLNDHIYDISWFHHGHSFFMCALHDGSVPIYKITDVLSDANGSSQVNGSADTDNSNSITIDLKHKLSGHRSSATCVVVDPRGKYFAVGSNEGVVSLWNTSSMLISKVLTNTDEAIANIDISRDGTYVAVAYDSGENIKIFDYDTTEQVYEVPNSNSGNLALSHVAWFPSKTAFVHTSDNGRTMTLMKKPGK; this is translated from the coding sequence ATGAGTTTAACAAATAATAGAACGTTCTTTAAGAACTTCATTCCTGTTGTGATAAAGGACTCGGCAATTGCAGGTGGTTCTAGTTCAGAGATAATACACATATCCATTAACTTGACTGGTACAAGATTGGTTAACTCGAGGACCGATAGATCTATAAGGATATGGAAATGTACTCCGGAAAGACTAATTGATCCTGTAATAATCGAACATCCGCATCTTAAGGCGGTAGAGCGTGTCGCCTGGAATCCCAAGACGGAGTTTTCGTTTGCAACGGTTGGTAGAGATGACTTGGTAAAGATTTGGAGATGCACTGGATCGTTGGAGAAGGAATTAACAATTGTTAAAAATGGAAACACAAATGGTTCAGGTACTGAGACAATATGTCAGGTAGTGGCATACTCCAATGATGGCGAGATACTTACTGTTGTTGACAGAGATGCAACTGTTCTCTTGTACTCTGTATCGAACAACTACGCCAAGCTTCAAGAATTCCAGTTGAACGACCATATTTACGACATCCTGTGGTTCCATCACGGACACTCGTTTTTCATGTGTGCATTGCATGACGGGTCTGTGCCTATATATAAGATAACAGACGTCTTACTGGATGCCAATGGGTCTTCGCAGGTCAATGGATCTGCAGACACCGACAATTCGAATTCCATCACAATTGACCTCAAACACAAATTGCTGGGCCACAGATCATCAGCGACATGTGTAGTAGTTGATCCTAGAGGTAAGTACTTTGCGGTGGGCTCTAATGAAGGGGTGGTATCGCTCTGGAACACTTCGTCCATGCTCATCTCGAAGGTGCTCACCAATACTGATGAAGCCATTGCAAATATCGATATCAGTCGTGACGGAACGTATGTAGCAGTGGCATACGATAGCGGAGAAAACATAAAGATCTTTGACTATGACACTACAGAACAAGTGTACGAGGTCCCCAATAGTAACAGTGGAAACTTAGCCTTATCGCATGTGGCCTGGTTCCCTTCCAAAACTGCTTTTGTGCATACCAGTGATAATGGTAGAACAATGacattaatgaaaaaacCTGGTAAATAA
- a CDS encoding DEHA2E11836p (similar to uniprot|P11433 Saccharomyces cerevisiae YAL041W CDC24 Guanine nucleotide exchange factor (GEF or GDP-release factor) required for polarity establishment and maintenance): protein MMDANTQAPRPQFRSISTTSNLSLSSSSSSITRVASAPIQAMGNSFNRAANSEDSLYYQSSRLKQRLESIEEMKPFLAAAFEVAEQSAEQQALALSQQLQEEAISSGDNEFRASMGSGGFSIHSDTSSMTSVGTNSSPGNANNNIFTFTAGVLPANIGVDPATHLWKMFQQGSSLCALFNCVVSDYSIPIVGSDDLRVCKKSVYDFLIAVKMHLNFEDDSMFTISDVFSDNTHDLLKVLKVVNKLVSLKTSKNPVNFEVGQLAIGELAISDDRSKVLKEMIETERKYVQDLELLLAYRNDLQNAELVSSESIHILFPNLNEIIDFQRRFLNGLECNVNIPHRYQRIGSIFIHAAGGPFRAYEPWTIGQISAIDLINKESINLKKSSTLLDPGFELQSYIIKPIQRLCKYPLLLKELIKNSPESISDSNNSHSAAYNELILANSAVKEVANQVNEAQRRSENVGYLQSLIERVNNWRGFNLKDQGELLHHGVVGVKDAENEKEYFAYLFEKIIFFFIDGSNTSKDKEGKKKRDILSSRKKSQSSSTTNLLDTLNHAKDKYLLELKGRVYISEIYNISISNSQGYTLVISWSGKKESGSFTLRYRTEELRNQWEKCLRTLKTNEMNNQIHRKLRDSHGSLLTNDSSGYDGSYGHNSHDGYSSRSSNGSTYQRHHSSSSTFSMMRQSRSKSSSDHQNTRTSSSSLSNSANNAFSDKNEHSFSSASSGSSMVAIKLVYNKIEIQGILLVSTSIQFTDLHSKISSKIAASNEVNDDILVNKLKYKDEDGDFVVMDSNDDWTLAIDTLDELNENNESDERIVTIWAS from the coding sequence ATGATGGATGCGAATACACAGGCACCAAGGCCTCAGTTTCGgtcaatatcaacaacATCAAACCTTTCATTAAGCTCATCCTCGAGCAGTATCACGAGAGTAGCGCTGGCACCAATACAAGCGATGGGAAATAGTTTTAATAGAGCGGCAAATAGCGAAGATAGTCTATATTACCAGAGTTCTCGCTTGAAACAGCGATTGGAGTCAATTGAGGAGATGAAGCCATTTTTAGCGGCAGCATTCGAGGTGGCCGAGCAGAGTGCAGAGCAACAGGCTTTGGCATTATCACAGcaattacaagaagaagctaTATCTAGCGGAGACAACGAATTTAGAGCATCTATGGGATCGGGTGGGTTTTCAATACACTCTGACACGTCTTCGATGACTTCAGTTGGGACCAACAGTAGTCCTGGAaatgctaataataatatcttCACATTCACAGCAGGTGTGCTACCTGCTAATATTGGCGTGGATCCAGCAACACATTTGTGGAAGATGTTTCAACAGGGATCGTCGTTGTGTGCATTATTCAACTGTGTGGTGTCGGACTACTCGATACCAATCGTTGGCAGTGACGATCTCCGAGTGTGTAAGAAGTCTGTATATGACTTTTTGATAGCCGTGAAGATGCATTTAAActttgaagatgattcaaTGTTCACCATATCCGATGTATTCCTGGATAACACCCATGACCTTTTAAAAGTATTAAAAGTAGTGAACAAATTGGTGTCATTAAAGACCTCTAAGAACCCAGTAAACTTTGAGGTGGGGCAATTAGCAATAGGTGAACTTGCCATAAGCGATGATCGATCAAAAGTACTAAAGGAGATGATAGAAACTGAAAGGAAATACGTCCAGGACTTGGAATTGTTACTTGCTTACAGAAATGATTTACAGAATGCTGAACTTGTCTCGAGTGAACTGATACATATACTTTTTCCCAATTTAAATGAGATTATAGATTTTCAAAGAAGATTTTTAAATGGGTTGGAATGTAACGTAAATATCCCACACAGATACCAGAGAATTGGGTCAATCTTTATACATGCTGCAGGCGGCCCGTTCCGTGCTTATGAGCCGTGGACAATTGGTCAGATTTCGGCAATTGACCTCATAAACAAGGAactgataaatttgaagaagtcGTCTACATTATTGGACCCGGGGTTTGAATTACAATCTTATATTATAAAGCCAATTCAAAGATTATGTAAATACCCCTTATTATTGAAGGAATTGATTAAGAATTCGCCTGAATCAATTTCTGATAGTAATAACTCCCATTCTGCTgcatataatgaattgatattggCAAATTCTGCCGTAAAAGAAGTAGCCAATCAAGTCAACGAGGCGCAAAGAAGATCTGAAAATGTTGGTTACTTACAAAGTTTAATTGAAAGGGTAAATAACTGGAGAGGATTTAATTTAAAGGACCAGGGTGAACTACTTCATCATGGCGTGGTGGGTGTTAAAGATGcagaaaatgaaaaggAATATTTTGCTTACTTATTTGagaagataatatttttcttcattgatGGCTCTAATACCTCAAAAGATAAAGAAGGAAAAAAGAAAAGGGATATTTTGTCTTCCAGAAAGAAATCTCAATCATCATCGACAACAAACCTCTTGGATACATTAAATCACGCTAAGGATAAATATTTGCTAGAATTAAAGGGTAGAGTGTACATCCTggaaatttataatatttcaatatcgaATTCTCAAGGATACACATTAGTTATTTCATGGTCTGGTAAGAAGGAAAGTGGGTCGTTCACTTTAAGATATAGAACCGAAGAATTAAGGAATCAATGGGAAAAATGCTTAAGAACTTTGAAGACGAACGAAATGAATAATCAGATTCATAGAAAATTACGTGACTCACATGGATCATTGTTAACGAATGATTCTTCAGGATACGATGGTAGTTATGGTCACAATTCCCATGATGGGTATTCATCCAGATCCTCAAATGGCTCCACCTATCAACGTCATcattcttcatcatccacATTCAGTATGATGAGACAATCCCGATCAAAATCTTCCTCCGACCATCAAAATACCCGTAcctcttcatcttcattgtCCAACTCTGCAAATAATGCATTTCTGGATAAGAACGAGCATTCATTCCTGTCTGCCTCTTCTGGTTCTTCAATGGTCGCAATTAAACTAGTTTATAATAAGATCGAAATTCAAGGTATATTGCTTGTTTCTACTTCCATACAGTTTACCGATTTGCATCTGAAAATATCTTCCAAAATTGCTGCTAGCAATGAGGTCAACGACGATATCCttgttaataaattgaagtaCAAGGATGAGGATGGCGATTTTGTGGTCATGGACTCTAATGATGACTGGACTTTAGCCATTGATACTTTAGATGAACTTAACGAAAATAACGAAAGTGATGAACGTATTGTAACAATATGGGCATCGTGA
- a CDS encoding DEHA2E11858p (similar to uniprot|Q08822 Saccharomyces cerevisiae YOR356W), translating into MLKTKNCLALRHFVKKNNIVKHLSTRSLLVPLKPTTHRLQTIRKFASTTRIRNETEEQLNHNNEIPFERLSEEEQATLKDERAADSVDVCIVGGGPAGLVTAIKLKLLDNEQGTGELRVVVLEKAGDFGAHIVSGAVIEPKALKELFPDSEFLNEDGSGIPLPDDLVTMVESDTMKYLTNEYAYPMPEPPQLVNHGKNYIVSLNNVVKFLAEKAEELGVELYPGISVSEVIYNEKGDAIKGVATKDMGISKTGAPKDSFERGMEFHARMTVLGEGCHGSLTKEVISRYNLRENSEPQTYGLGIKEVWEVKPENFEKGAVAHTMGYPLSSDVYGGGFMYHFGDGLVTVGLVVGLDYANPYISPYQEFQKMKLHPFYSNVLEGGKCLSYAARALNEGGFQSVPQLYFPGGILVGCSAGFVNVPKIKGTHTAMKSGILAAETIFNEVKSLDPVEEGTLDDAEPIVLKSYEEAYEKSWIYDELNEVRNVRPSFNGPLGFLGGLIHSGLSTMFTRGHEPWTLSHHSTDAAATKDASNYEPIEYPKPDGKITFDLLTSVSRTGTYHDDDEQCHLRIPDQDYRKHASISYPKFKGVEQRFCPAGVYEYTEDENEPLGVKFQINSQNCIHCKTCDIKVPTQDINWTVPEGGGGPKYYMT; encoded by the coding sequence ATGTTGAAGACTAAGAATTGTTTAGCTTTACGTCATTTCgtaaagaaaaataatatagtGAAACACTTATCCACTAGATCTTTGTTAGTTCCATTAAAACCAACGACGCATAGACTACAGACGATTCGTAAATTCGCCAGCACCACCAGAATAAGGAATGAAACCGAAGAGCAATTAAACCATAATAACGAAATACCATTCGAACGGTTATCGgaagaagaacaagcaACATTGAAAGATGAAAGAGCAGCAGATTCTGTCGATGTTTGTATTGTTGGAGGAGGACCAGCTGGCTTAGTTACTGCCatcaaattaaaattgCTTGATAATGAACAGGGCACAGGTGAGTTAAGAGTGGTAGTTTTGGAAAAAGCTGGTGATTTCGGTGCACATATTGTTAGTGGTGCAGTTATAGAGCCAAAGGcattaaaagaattatttccCGATAGCgaatttttgaatgaaGATGGATCAGGAATTCCATTGCCCGATGATTTAGTTACCATGGTAGAAAGTGATACAATGAAATACTTGACCAACGAATATGCGTATCCAATGCCTGAACCACCTCAGTTGGTCAACCATGGCAAGAACTATATTGtttcattgaataatgtaGTCAAATTTTTAGCTGAAAAAGCTGAAGAGTTGGGTGTTGAATTATACCCTGGAATTTCCGTAAGCGAGGTAATCTATAATGAAAAAGGTGATGCGATCAAGGGTGTAGCTACAAAAGATATGggaatttcaaaaactgGAGCTCCTAAGGATTCATTTGAGAGAGGTATGGAATTTCACGCTCGAATGACTGTACTCGGTGAAGGTTGTCATGGTTCCTTAACAAAAGAAGTAATCTCCAGATATAACTTAAGAGAAAACAGTGAACCTCAAACCTATGGCTTAGGAATCAAAGAAGTCTGGGAAGTCAAGCCAgagaattttgaaaaaggtGCAGTAGCGCATACTATGGGTTATCCATTATCATCAGATGTTTATGGCGGTGGTTTTATGTATCATTTTGGTGATGGATTAGTTACCGTAGGTTTGGTTGTTGGATTGGATTATGCTAATCCTTATATTTCACCgtatcaagaatttcagaagatgaaattacaTCCATTTTACTCGAACGTATTAGAGGGTGGGAAATGTCTATCGTATGCAGCTAGAGCCCTTAATGAAGGTGGATTTCAATCTGTTCCACAGTTATATTTCCCAGGTGGAATTTTAGTTGGTTGCTCAGCTGGTTTTGTTAACGTACCAAAGATCAAAGGTACACATACTGCCATGAAATCGGGTATTCTAGCAGCAGAAACTATTTTCAATGAAGTAAAATCTTTGGATCCAGTTGAAGAAGGAACATTAGATGACGCTGAACCAATAGTATTGAAATCATACGAAGAAGCATACGAAAAATCGTGGATCTAcgatgaattaaatgaagTCCGTAATGTTCGTCCTTCATTTAACGGTCCTTTAGGATTCTTAGGTGGTTTAATTCATTCGGGTCTTTCAACTATGTTTACAAGGGGACATGAACCATGGACTTTAAGTCATCATTCTACTGATGCTGCGGCCACAAAGGATGCATCTAACTATGAACCTATTGAATACCCTAAGCCTGATGGTAAAATAACTTTTGATCTCTTAACTTCAGTATCAAGAACAGGTACTTACcatgatgatgatgaacaATGTCACTTGAGGATTCCAGATCAAGATTACCGTAAACATGCAAGCATTTCTTATCCAAAATTTAAGGGCGTGGAGCAAAGATTTTGTCCTGCAGGGGTCTATGAGTATacagaagatgaaaatgaaccGTTAGGTGtaaaattccaaatcaacAGTCAAAATTGTATTCATTGCAAAACTTGCGATATTAAGGTTCCAACGCAAGATATAAACTGGACTGTTCCTGAAGGTGGTGGAGGtccaaaatattatatgaCATAA
- a CDS encoding DEHA2E11880p (similar to uniprot|P41913 Saccharomyces cerevisiae YOR355W GDS1 Protein of unknown function required for growth on glycerol as a carbon source): protein MALADRRPLGFPVTSTPASPAFNPKTLSLNSSASTSSSDNDMTQGFKSSMDDLKGKLSESDIKPLTPEKSLSPVELSPTSRSISPDSLMNSDSYRKLNATTIAPSSTTSITSNSSRGSSPSINSSGSNVNALKKPKNTSRAPIATGISTTIPVTGEKPKPSQKDDPSLEDDVLYAIFVILYEKDPEGSGMTVKQICDILVEQHPDMANLSTKTSNLVSAKLNAYVKRVEKGDSSLKYALSRDWADASPKRMVYVYRGLLTEDFHLHVKNVMEVQKQQHNQIESPSSSKIDEPSSLEADKQANLLKPRRQTMFDLGVTKNTFLESALDKSNLVVPYFSAPVTASLTETNSESKKITSNNQQESDLEFEEFEVFNDIEDDDEENDINLDMNDMYIDSFRKNGKRSKSLSYLSSNKKPKILTAAAAAPRAPRTPSSHNANAAAAAAALHAAAFKAISAPSSQSSESLLKSNASSSVNTNVGCPSNKKWLNVVRSGFLTQDIGTPEEISLSDLDKFFT, encoded by the coding sequence ATGGCTTTGGCAGATAGAAGACCTCTTGGATTTCCAGTTACTTCAACTCCCGCATCCCCGGCTTTCAACCCCAAGACATTGAGCTTAAATTCATCGGCGTCGACAAGTTCATCTGACAATGATATGACTCAAGGCTTCAAGCTGTCAATGGATGATTTGAAGGGGAAGCTTTCTGAGAGTGATATTAAGCCATTGACCCCAGAGAAGAGTTTAAGCCCCGTTGAGTTGTCTCCTACCCTGAGAAGCATTTCACCTGATTCTTTGATGAACTCAGACTCGTATCGGAAATTGAATGCAACAACAATTGCACCATCTTCGACTACATCCATTACTTCGAACAGCTCAAGAGGCTCATCTCcatcaatcaattcttctGGTTCAAATGTTAATGCTTTGAAAAAACCTAAGAATACCAGTAGGGCACCCATTGCAACAGGTATTTCAACCACAATTCCTGTTACAGGCGAGAAACCAAAACCTAGTCAAAAGGACGATCCTTCTTTAGAGGACGATGTTTTGTATGCAATTTTCGTGATATTATACGAGAAAGATCCTGAAGGAAGCGGAATGACCGTCAAGCAAATTTGTGATATCTTAGTTGAACAACATCCAGACATGGCTAATTTGTCAACAAAAACATCGAACCTTGTGAGTGCTAAATTGAATGCTTATGTTAAAAGAGTCGAAAAGGGTGATTCCAGTCTTAAATATGCTTTATCTAGAGATTGGGCTGATGCATCACCTAAAAGAATGGTGTATGTTTATAGAGGACTTTTAACTGAGGATTTCCATTTACATGTTAAAAATGTCATGGAAGTTCAGAAACAGCAACATAATCAGATTGAGAGTCCTTCCTCATCTAAAATTGATGAACCAAGTTCATTAGAAGCTGACAAACAAGCTAACCTTTTGAAACCAAGAAGGCAAACAATGTTTGATTTAGGAGTTACAAAAAATACCTTTTTAGAAAGTGCCTTAGATAAATCGAACTTGGTTGTCCCATATTTTTCAGCACCAGTAACAGCTTCATTAACTGAAACCAATAGTGAATCTAAGAAGATCACGTCTAATAATCAACAAGAATCTGACTTAGAGTTTGAAGAATTCGAGGTttttaatgatattgaagatgatgacgaagaaaatgatatcaatTTAGATATGAATGATATGTACATCGACTCATTCAGGAAAAATGGTAAGCGTTCTAAATCTTTGTCTTATTTGTCCTCAAATAAGAAGCCGAAGATTTTGACCGCTGCGGCGGCTGCCCCTAGGGCCCCAAGAACTCCTAGTTCGCATAATGCTAatgctgctgctgctgctgctgccTTGCATGCAGCCGCTTTTAAAGCAATTTCAGCACCATCATCGCAATCATCTGAGTCCTTATTGAAGTCTAATGCGAGCTCATCAGTTAATACAAATGTGGGTTGCCCTTCTAATAAAAAGTGGTTGAACGTTGTGAGATCAGGATTTTTAACTCAGGATATTGGTACCCCCGAGGAGATTAGTTTATCAGATTTggataaatttttcacttga
- a CDS encoding DEHA2E11902p (no similarity): MLLLLQYQSCIREPSDKYCNHFRRAKNFFQVPIRKTSYINIDKYIDVLKILKLRANFHPEWIRHPGFISIRRTHKRLPSSIPVSLVSAWIYKS; the protein is encoded by the coding sequence ATGTTACTCCTATTGCAATATCAAAGCTGTATTCGAGAGCCATCTGATAAATATTGCAACCATTTTAGGCGCGCAAAGAACTTTTTCCAGGTGCCGATAAGAAAAACAAGCTACATAAATATAGATAAGTACATAGACGTGTTAAAGATACTTAAATTACGTGCAAATTTCCATCCGGAATGGATACGCCATCCTGGATTTATATCTATTCGAAGGACTCATAAGCGACTACCTTCATCTATTCCAGTTTCACTAGTATCTGCATGGATCTACAAATCATGA